GACGTCAACGCTAGACAATACCTCGAATACCTTCACTGTATTTGCACCGACTGATGCAGCCTTTGCTGTATTAGGCGAAGAGACCATCAATGGCCTGCTCGCAGACCCGGAAACCCTGAGCAAAATACTGACTTATCATGTCCTTGCGTCTGAAGTGAAAGCGGAAACAGCGCTTTCCTTAGCCGGGCAGACAACTGAAACTGTGAACGGCGCTAAGCTAGCCTTGTCGCTGTCGGGTGATAACCTGCTCATTAACACGGCAACGGTCACACAAACTGACATCATGACAGACAATGGCGTGATCCATGTCATTGATGCCGTCTTAATGCCGCCCAGTGACGCAACATCAACAGCCAACATTGCACAGGTAGCGACGCAGGCCGGCAATTTTACAACCCTTCTGAAAGCGGTCGAAACAGCAGGGTTGACCAGCGCACTCACTGGCAGTGACGAGCTGACCGTCTTTGCTCCAACCGATGCCGCTTTTGCTGCATTGGGCACGGCAACCATAAACACCTTACTGGCCACCCCTGATGTGTTGGGCAGCATCCTCAAGCAGCATATTGTGGCGGGCAAAGTGGACTCTGTGACCGCTATGTCACTGAACGGCAAAAATGCCACTACGCTGGAGCAAAATCAGCAAAGCGTCGCGATTGATGCTGCAACTGATATGCTGAAATTTGCTGGTGTAACGGTAACGCAAACCGACATTCCGGCTTCTAACGGGGTGATTCATGTGCTGGATGCCGTGGTTGTTGGCGATATTAGCGTACCTGAATCTTTGGGCCTTATTCCTGAAGTAGCAGCGGGCGCTGGTTCATTTAACACTTTATTGAGTTTGGTAACCGCGACAGGGCTGGATGCAACCTTAGGCGATCCGACGACTAAGTTTACTGTCTTTGCACCCACTGATGCTGCCTTCGCAGCACTGGGTCAGGAAACGTTAGATGCGCTGGCCGCAGACACCGACAAGCTAAAAGACATTCTTCTTTATCATGTTGTTGCAGGGCAGAGTGTGATGTCAGATGCGGCAGCTGGTATTGCCTCATCTGCAGATAATATGGTGGCTATGGCAAATGCTGACAAAAGCGCTTTGAGCATAGTCGATAGCATGCTGTTTATTGATGATGCCGTTATTCGCACTGCTAATGTAAAAGCAGATAATGGCGTGATCCATGTGCTCGACAAAGTGATTATGCCACCTATGGATAAAATGGCTAGCGAAAAAACCATCGTGGATGTCGCGGTTGAAACGGATGACCTGTCAACCTTAGTTACGGCACTTCAGACGGCAAATCTGGTTGAAGCGCTATCCGATACCACTAAGCAGTTCACCGTTTTTGCGCCGACTAATCGCGCATTCCAGAAAATCCCGGCGGCAGATCTGACTGCCTTGTTGGCCAACCAGGCAGGTTTAACACAAGTGCTGACTCAGCATGTATTACCGCTGGAAGCATCGTCTTCACTGGCTTACAGCCTGAACGGTAAGCAGGTCGAAACACTGGCGACCAATATGCTGGATCTCAAGGTGGTTGATTTTGTTGCAACGGCTAACACTGAGAACGACATGGTAGCTTATGATGCAACCAACCAAAGACTGGTATCTGGTGCCGGTGCAGCTATGGCAGGTAAAACATTGTACGTGTTCGACGATGATCTGACTTTCGCTAATAGCCAATGTGTTGATGCGTGCGCGACCAACTGGCCACCTGTGATTGCAACGCAGGAGCAGGTTGCGAATATTCCTGGTTTGTCATTGATCGCCAGATTGGATGGCAGCATGCAGGCTGCCTATTTAGGTCGCCCACTGTATATGTTCGCACAAGACGCTAACCCGGGTGATGCAACAGGCCAGGGTGTTGGTGGCAAATGGTGGCAGTTGAGCTTACCCACGTCTGGTTTACAGGTTGAAGGTAGCAATATTACCCAGGTTGATATTTACACTGCGAATGGCGTGGTACACCTGATTGATACCGTGATCACTGCGGTTGATTAATTCCCTTCCTCACCTTTCCTATGAGGCTTTGGCGCAACGACCTTAATGTTGCGCCTTTTTTATGTGGTGATTATTCATCAAGCGTCAGAACAATTCTGCCAGTGATGTCATTATTAAGCATGTTATCAAAGACTTCATTGATGGCTTCGAGTGGTTTGGTCTCAACAATGGCTTTTACTTTACCTTCTGCTGCAAATTGCAGGCATTCAACCAGATCCTGGCGGGTACCGACGATACTGCCCACGACACTGACGCCTTTGAGCACAGTATCAAAAATGGGAATTGGCATTTCCTCTGGTGGCAGGCCAACCAGCACACACACTCCACCACGTTTAACGCTATGAAAAGAAGCCGTAAAAGCTGATTTAGAAACTGCTGTACATACTACCGCCTGAACGCCGCCAAGCTGTTCTTGTATCGTAGTAGCAGGATCTTGCTGTGTATAATCCACAACCATATCGGCACCCAGAGAGCGAGCCAGAGCAAGTTTATCGTCGCCACTGTCCACTGCCACGACATTGAGGCCCATAGCTTTGGCATATTGAATCGCCAGATGACCTAAACCGCCCGCACCAACAATCGATACCCAGTCACCCGGTTTTGCTCCTGAAACTTTAAGTGCTTTGTAGGTTGTTACGCCTGCGCAGAACAAGGGAGCAGCTTCGACAAAGGGCACATTTTCGGGGATTTTAACCACATAATTGGCGTCAGCTTTAGTAAATTGTGCATAACCGCCATCGACCGAATAGCCACTGTTTTGCTGCTGTGGACAGAGGTTTTCTTCTCCTTTTAAGCAGTGTTCGCAATGGCCACAGGCACTGTGCAGCCAGGGCACGCCAACTCTGTCTCCGAGGGACAAATGGGTCACATCGTCGGCCTTTGCCACGACAGTGCCCACGCCTTCATGACCTGGGATCAGGGGGAGTTTAGGCTTAACGGGCCAGTCCCCGTGACAGGCATGCAGATCTGTATGGCATACACCACATGCAGCAATTTCAACCAGTACTGAACCTGGGGTCAATGATGGCTTGGGTACTGTCTGAATTTCTAAAGGTTGTTTAAATGCATGAACGAGCGCGGCTTTCATAAGAGTCTCTCCTGAAGGTGTTAGCCACGAGTATAGAGATTTAAAACTGACATATTTTGATCCGGCGCAAACTCGCCAGCGACTGTGTATTCATTTTAGGTTCGTCACTGCGTCGCTAACTTTTGGTCAGAATGTAACGATTGTCATACACCCGGCTCAAGATATCTGTGCGTTTTCAAAAATAGCAACTAAACTTCATGCAAAATAGCAGCTTGTATTAACTTCCTGTGATTGATTGCTGGTTGCACAGAGGTTTGGGTGGTCCCTTTATGTGTACGTAAGCAACTGTAATTTACCAAAGTAACCAGCTGCGTTAAATTTGTCATATAGCCTGCTTTGTCATTCATCGCTAATTATGTGGCGTTCAACGCAGGCAACACAAGGGGTGAGCGCTTACCCCGATTTAACACTCAATGTGCCGGTGGTTGCATATTTGTTAAATTTGTATTCTATTTTGCTTTATTTTTTAGTGCTTTGTGATAGCATCAGTATGAAAACCACCGAACAGGAAACGTTTTAGCTGTTTATAAAATAGCTACATGCAGATAAAAACAACGTTAGGGAATGGTATTTTTAGTTCAGTAGTCGTCCCGCCAGATTAACACTAACAAAGAATTTGAACCTGATTTAATGCAGTGTGCTTTGGTTTATTTTATTACTAATCAAAGGCTTGCACTCTTCGGGTGTTAAAGGTGTAGTTGATTAGCAAGGCTTGCGGTTTTAAGCGGTTAGTTAACCTTTAAACCACAATGGCAGGGTGATACGACTTTGCGGTTATTAGTAACCACAGAGATCGTACTTTGTTATTGTGCTTATGTAATTAATTGGTTTTTTCCAATTTTACGGTTCAGACAACTGTGCTTAATACCAATCGTGGCGCTAGCTAATATCGCCCATGCTGGGCTATTGAGTCAGATGTTCTGATCAAAGGAACTTACTCAATAAACCTTGTATGGGTATGGCATGAATAACGACTTAGTGGCTACATTAGTGACATTGGCCCGGACACGTGGCGATGACATTGCATATCAGTATTTCTTCGAAGATAACCAACCGGCAGTTTCCCTGAGCTACGCGGAGCTCGACTTAAAATCCAGAAAAATCGCAGCACGTTTGCTTACTTATTTTGACAGAGGCGACAGAGCTTTGCTCCTGTACAACTCAGGGTTTGAGTTTGTTGAAGCTTTTTTTGCCTGCCTCTACGCCGGTATTGTTGCGGTGCCTGTATACCCGCCAAAAAAGAATCAAAATACCGATAGACTGAGGAGCATCATAGAAGATGCCGGCGCAACGGGTGCGCTGACCAGCAGCAAGATTTACGAAATCGCTCAGCCGCTATTTGAGGCTGAAACCAGCCTCAGCAATGTGTCTATCATTGCCACCGACAGTGACGGGGTCGAGCAGGTTGAGCCCATGGCCTGGCAGGACATTCGCATAGCACCGCAAGATTTGGCCTTTTTGCAATATACCTCAGGTTCGACGGGTAGCCCCAAAGGGGTGATGGTGAGCCACGCGAACATCATGGACAACGAAGAAATGATGAAGCTGGCCTTCGGTCACAGTGCCCAAACCCCAATCGTCAGCTGGCTGCCGCATTTCCATGATATGGGGCTCATCTTTGGGATCTTGCATCCTATTTACATTGGTGCCCCTGCGGCGCTGATGAACCCGACATCGTTTTTGCAAAAGCCTTTGCGATGGCTGAAGTTACTGAGCGAGACTAAAGCCGTGACTTCCAGTGCCCCAAATTTTGCCTATGACCTGTGTGTCGATACGATAAAAGAAGAAGAGCTGGCAAACTTAGACTTATCGCATTGGCAAAGTGCACTGAATGGCGCTGAGCCTGTTCGGGCCAGTACACTTGAGCGTTTTTATCAGAAATTTAAACGCTGCGGTTTTCGTCGTGAGGCCACGGCCCCCTGTTATGGCATGGCTGAAACCACCTTATTTGCCACGGGCGGACGTTTAATGAAAACGCCGACGGTGCTGCAGCTGGATAGTAAAGAGATGCATCAGGGAAAAGCATCGTTACTGAATGAACCTGCGGCGTACTCAGAGTCGTTTTATGATTTGCATGTTGCCGATAACACGCCAACAGATAATCAGCCCTATTATGCGGTGTCTTGCGGCAGCACCTGGCATGGTCATACTCTGGCGATTGTGGACCCGGAAACTAAACAGCGCTGTGCGGATGGACATACCGGTGAGATCTGGGTGAAAGGCGCCAGTGTTGCTCAGGGCTACTGGCGTAAGGCTGAGCAGACCAAAGAGATTTTTCAGGCGCGTATTGCTGATGATAATGACGGCCCTTATTTGCGCACTGGCGACCTGGGTTTTGTTCATCAAAACGAGCTGTATGTCACGGGGCGCGCCAAGGACGTGATGATTTTCCGCGGTAAAAACTACTACCCTCAGGATATTGAGCTCACTGTGGTGGAGGCGCATGCTGCCATGGACAATAATGGCGGCGCGGCGTTTTCCTATTTGTCTGAACAAGGCGAAGAGCGTTTGGTTATCGTGCAGCAGGTCAAGCGCACGGCGGTGCGCAAACTGAATGAGCAAGAGATCTTTGCCGCCATTACGTCAGCGATTACCGAACAACATGGCATTACACCGTATGAGGTTGTGTTGATTAAGCCCGGGCGGATCCTGAAAACCTCCAGCGGCAAAATTCAGCGTCAGGAAAACAAACGCCATTATCTGGCAAATACGTTTGACGTGTTAGCCCGTTCACGAGCTCAGCAGAGCGTGTCAGACAAAGCATCACACCCAGCAAAAAACACGCCTTATACAGACATTGAAGCGACGTTACGCACTGTCTTACAGGAAGTGGTGGGGCTCGAAGTCGACCGCCAGCCGAACAGTCTGGATGTTGACGCCACCTTTTTATCTCTGGGTGTCGACTCGATGAAAGCCGTACGGATCTCGGGTGAGTTGATGGAGCTGCATGATATTGAGCTCGAAGCCACGGTGCTTTACGAGTATCCATCGATTGCCCAGCTTGCTAATCATCTGAGTCAGTTTGACTCAGTACGCGAACGATTGAGTGCACAAGTGCCTGAACACTCAGCGCAGCAAGCGACAAATTCGACGGCCACGCAATACCAGTGTGAAGCGCGTGCGCTCACGGATAATATGGATGTGGCTGTGATTGGCATGGCATGCCGTTATCCGCAAGCCACAGATCTCACTGGATACTGGCAATTGTTGATGGATAAACGCGATGCCATTAGTGTGCCAAACGCAGTGCGACAGGCGTTGTGTCCTGAACTCGGCCAGACGCGTCTGGGAGGGTATCTGGATAATATTGAGCAGTTTGATGCCGGGTTATTCGGTATTTCACCGGCAGAAGCCAGATACATCGACCCACAGCATCGTTTGCTGCTTGAAACCAGCTTCCATGCCATTCAGTCAGCCGGCATGATGCCCGCTGAATTGGCCGGTCAGCCCGTCGGCGTATATGTGGGTATTTCTCAGAATGACTACTTCAATATGTCGAACAAGGCACAGCAGGGTAATGCGTACCTCGGTACCGGCACCGCACTGAGCATTGCGGCCAACCGTCTGTCCTACACCTATAATTTTACGGGCCCGAGTCTGTCGGTAGATACGGCTTGCTCTTCCTCTTTGGTTGCTTTGCACCATGCGCTGACCGGGATCCGTGCGGGTGATATGCCTATGGCGCTGGTGAGTGGTGTGAACCTGATCCTCAGTAATGAGGTCACTGACGCCTGTGAGAATGCGCAAATGCTGGCACAGGATGGTCGCTGCAAGACATTCTCGCGCGCTGCCGATGGCTATGTGCGCAGCGAGGGCGTGGGTTGTGTGTTATTAAAACCCCTGACTCAGGCAATGGCCGACAAAGACCCGATCTACGGAGTACTGAAAGGGAGTGCGGTGAATCAGGACGGGCGCAGCAATGGGATTACGGCACCGAATGGTGCATCGCAACAAAGGGTGATCAAGTCGGCTTTGCACAATGCGGCTTTAGCACCTGCGGATGTGCAATATATTGAAACCCATGGCACGGGCACTGAACTGGGTGATCCAATCGAAGTATCGGCACTGGCTAAAGTGTATGGCGAAGGACGCGCGCCCAACCAGCCTTTACTGCTGGGCTCTGCAAAAGCCAACATTGGTCACCTGGAGTCCGGTGCGGGCCTTGCAGGGCTGATTAAAACGCTGTTGTGCCTGGATAAAGGGCAAGTACCCGCGCAGTTACATACCGCGCAGCTCAACACCCATATTCCATGGCAAAAGCTGCCGGTGCGGGTTGCGACACAAGCCCAGAGCTGGCCTGCTCAGACGGGACAGGACAGGCTGGCAGCGGTCAGTTCGTTTGGGTTTGGTGGCACCAATGCCCATGTGATCTGTGCCCAGGCACCAACTTATACGGCTCAGGATAGCAAAACCTCATCGCAAAACTCGGGGTATGTGCTGCCATTGTCGGCAAAATCTGCCAAATCACTGACTGAGCTTGTTAGTCGTTATGCCGATACACTGAGCACGGCAACGCCACAAGCGTTCGATGCCCTGATCAGTCAGACCGCGAGCATGCCGCATTTCAAGGAAGCTCGTTGTGCTTTTGTCGGTGAAACCCGAGAGGCGCTCGTTGCGGCGCTAAAAGATCATGCTCAGTTAACTGGTTCTGCTGATGACGCGCAGGCGTCAACGCGGGATTTGGTGTTCCTGTTCACCGGGCAAGGGGCACAATATCCGGATATGGGCAAAGCTCTGTATGAGTCGCAGCCGGTGTTTCGTGATGCCATCAATGAATGTGATCGTTTGCTTGGCGATAAGCTGGGACCAAGACTAACCACTGTTTTGTACAGCGATCCGAGCGAGCAGTATTTGGCGCAGACCCAATGGACTCAGGTGTGTTTATTTGCCATCGAATATGCCCAGGCGCAGCTATGGCTCAGCCGGGGTCTCAAGCCGGAACGCCTGGTGAGCCACAGTGTTGGAGAATATGCTGCGGCCTGTATAGCAGGCGTGTTTTCGCTTGCCGATGCAATCAAGTTGATTGCAGAGCGTGGCCGGCTAATGCATGCACTGGCGGATAATGGTCGTATGGTGACTGCGCGCTGTGAGCGTGCGCAGGCTGATGCGTTGGTGGCTGATATAGCCGGTCAGCTCTCGGTATCGGCTTACCATGGTGAGTCGGGTGTGGTGTTTTCTGGTCACAATAGTGCCATGGATACTTTGTGCAAGGCGCTTGATGATGCAAGTATACGCCACAAAGCTATCAATACAGCGCGGGCATTCCATTCTCCGCTGATGCAACCTATGCTCAGTGAATTCGCTGAGGTAGCCGCACAAGTTACCTATCACCAGCCAACAATCCCTTTTATTTCGTCAGTTACGGGTCAGCAAGAAGCACTGCGGCTGTGCGATCCCGGTTATTGGGTTGAGCAGATCTGTGCGCCGGTACAGTTTGAATCTTGCATGGCTCAGCTGTCTCTATCAGATGCTTATTGTGCCCTTGAGCTGGGGCCTAAACCGGTGTTATGTGGCCTGTTGCAGGAAAATCGCCCTGCTGAACGGTGTGAGTTTTTACATGTATTGCATGCCAAAGGCGCGGATTTACCACGCTTGTTATCAGTGCAAGGGCGTTTGTTTGAGTTGGGCGTAACGCTTGACTGGAGTCAGCTATACGCGGATGACACTCAGCCCCATGTTCCATTGCCTTTGTATCCGTTTGATCACAGCCCTTACTGGATAGCGGAATTACCAACTGCATTAAGCGCGCAGCCCGATACTGAGGGAGCGCAGTTGCAGGCAGGTCAAGCGAGCATCACCCGGGAAGTGGCGATCCGTCATTTTGTGCTTAGTACCTTGTCGCGCTTGTTATCTATGCCAGTCAGTGACATTCAGACTCATGTGCCGCTATTGGAAATGGGTGTGGATTCGTTGATGATCATGAATGCTGTACGCACTTACGAGCGGGAATTTGGATTGGAGTTTAGTGTACGCCAGTTCTATGAAACGCTTAGTACGGTTGATTTATTGGTGGCATACATCATTGAACACAGTGATTATCAATGCCAGGAAGCAACGCCGACGCTACCATCAGGACAAGACAGCAGTGACACCGTACTTGCATTACCGGCCGAGTCAACGTCAGTTTCTGCACCCTCTGAGTTGGTTGCGACTATTTGTCGTGAACAATTGCAGGCTGCCGCGTCAGTCACCAATACCAGTGCAGCAACCAGTGTTGAAGCGGTCGCAGCGCGTCAATTAGCCATGCTTCAGGGTATGAGTGGCCAGACTGGCACACAGCCAGTTAGCACAGCATTTGCTGCGGTATCAACTCCGCAAGCTGTAACCACGCAAGTTCTGTCTGAACAGTCAGTGGCGCAGCAAAATGAAGCCGCTCAGGTTTTACCCGGGTTCGCTCAAAAGCAAATAACCACGGCTGCCAGCAGTCAATCTGTACAAAAGCATCTGGCTTCACTGATTGAACGTTATTGTGCCAAAACACCTTTGTCGAAAGCCATGGTGTCTGAACATCGCCCACATCTGGCGGACTGTCGCGCATCGGCAGGTTTCCGTATGTCCAGCAAAGAACTCCTGTATCCGGTCTTTGGACAACGCTGTGAGGGCAGTCGGATCTGGGATATTGACGGCAATGAATATATTGATATTACCATGGACTTTGGGGTTAACTTGTTTGGCCACAAGCCTGACTTTGTCACCAAGGCGCTGAATCAGCAAATAGAGAATGGTCTGCAATTGGGGCTGGCAAGTGCACAAGCATGTGATGTGGCAGAACTTATCAGTGAGTTAACCGCACTGGAGCGCGTTACCTTTTGCAACTCCGGCACAGAGGCGGTGATGACTGCGGTACGTCTGGCACGCAACAAAACCCGGCGTAACAAAATCGTGCAGTTTGAAGGGGCTTATCATGGCCATTATGACGGCACGCTGGCGCAAAATGCACCGGGCGGGGAGTCGGTTGAACCTATGTGCAGCGGCGTCAGAGCGGGGGCGATCAGCGATAATCTGGTGCTTGAATATGGTGCAGAGTCCGCGCTGGATGCTATCCGAGCGCAGGGCCGCGATATTGCCGCTGTGCTGGTTGAGCCGGTGCAAAGTCGTCATCCTGGGCATCAGCCCTGGGCATTTTTGCAGTCACTCAGAGCGCTGACTGCCGAGCTGGGGATCGCGCTTATCTTTGATGAGATGATCACCGGGTTCAGAGCGCATCCAGGTGGTGTGCAGGCGATGCTGGGGATCCAGGCGGATATGGCCACCTATGGCAAGATTGTCGGTGGCGGTTTGCCTGTGGGTGTTGTTGCAGGCAGTCATGAATATATGGATGGCATTGATGGGGGCGTCTGGCAGTATGGTGATACCTCTTATCCGCAAGCGGACACCACTTTTTTTGCCGGCACTTTCTGTAAACACCCGTTGGTGATGGCCAGCGCTAAAGCCGTTCTGAGTGAAATTAAAGCGCAAGGCGCGCAGCTACAAGAAGCGATTAGCGATAAAACTCAATATCTTGCACAAACACTGAATACGTTCTTTGCGCAGCAGCAAATTCCAATGCAGATAGAGCATTTTGCCTCTCTGTTTCGCTTCCGCTTTAGTCAGAATCTGGACGTGTTCTTTTATGAAATGCTCAATCGTGGCGTGTTTATCTGGGAGGGGCGTAATTGTTTTCTGTCGGCCGCACATACAGAAACAGACGTTAATGCCATTATCCAGACTGTCAAAGACAGTGTGCTGGCGCTAAAAGCGGCCGGGTACTTTGGAGAACCGGACCCGACAGATACACAGCCTGAGCGTTTCCCGTTAACGGGGGCGCAGCAGCAGCTACTGGCGCTGGCGCTCAAATCTGAGCAGGGCGCTCAAGCGTATCACTTACAGGCGGTATTGCGTCTCAACGGGCCTTTAGACAAAACCCGTCTCACGCAGGCGATTGCTCAGCTGCTAAGCGATTATCCTTTGCTGAGTTACACCGTTGATCCGCTCACTTTGTCGCATGTGCAGCTTACACGACAGGCTTTGGCTTTAACTGAGCATGAGTGCAGCGACAAATCACAACCACTTCAGACCAGGCTTACTGAATTGCGTTATCGGCCCTTTGAGTTTGGTGTCCAGCCTCTGTGCCGCTTTGATTTATTGTCAGGCGGTAGCCATGAGCATGTGCTGAGCATTAGTGCGCATCACGTGCTGTACGATGGGCTAAGCCTGCAACAGTTGATGAGTCGCATTGCGGACAATTATAGCCGAGCGGATAGTCAATCAACTCCACCTGCTATGGTGCACTTTAGTGCCTATGTTGAGGGCGTGGATCATTACCTGAATAGTGAAGGGTATCAGCAGGATAAAGCTTACTGGCTGGGTAAACTGACCCCGTGCGAAGCGCTGACTCTGCCAATGCGTTCCGGTGCAGGCAGTCAGGAAAGCTTTGCCGTTGAAAAGCGGGTGTTTACACTGGATGCGTTACCTCAAATTAAGGTGCTGAGTCAGTCTCAGGGATGTGGTCAGTTTGCCACCTTACTGGCTGTCTATACTTTATGGTTACACAAACTGACGGGGCAA
The window above is part of the Pseudoalteromonas rubra genome. Proteins encoded here:
- a CDS encoding fasciclin domain-containing protein, whose protein sequence is MKALIKIMFISTLALLAACSDDDNEVVITPPEENSVYDAAKAAGSFNTLVAAIDAAGLTSTLDNTSNTFTVFAPTDAAFAVLGEETINGLLADPETLSKILTYHVLASEVKAETALSLAGQTTETVNGAKLALSLSGDNLLINTATVTQTDIMTDNGVIHVIDAVLMPPSDATSTANIAQVATQAGNFTTLLKAVETAGLTSALTGSDELTVFAPTDAAFAALGTATINTLLATPDVLGSILKQHIVAGKVDSVTAMSLNGKNATTLEQNQQSVAIDAATDMLKFAGVTVTQTDIPASNGVIHVLDAVVVGDISVPESLGLIPEVAAGAGSFNTLLSLVTATGLDATLGDPTTKFTVFAPTDAAFAALGQETLDALAADTDKLKDILLYHVVAGQSVMSDAAAGIASSADNMVAMANADKSALSIVDSMLFIDDAVIRTANVKADNGVIHVLDKVIMPPMDKMASEKTIVDVAVETDDLSTLVTALQTANLVEALSDTTKQFTVFAPTNRAFQKIPAADLTALLANQAGLTQVLTQHVLPLEASSSLAYSLNGKQVETLATNMLDLKVVDFVATANTENDMVAYDATNQRLVSGAGAAMAGKTLYVFDDDLTFANSQCVDACATNWPPVIATQEQVANIPGLSLIARLDGSMQAAYLGRPLYMFAQDANPGDATGQGVGGKWWQLSLPTSGLQVEGSNITQVDIYTANGVVHLIDTVITAVD
- the adhP gene encoding alcohol dehydrogenase AdhP, with protein sequence MKAALVHAFKQPLEIQTVPKPSLTPGSVLVEIAACGVCHTDLHACHGDWPVKPKLPLIPGHEGVGTVVAKADDVTHLSLGDRVGVPWLHSACGHCEHCLKGEENLCPQQQNSGYSVDGGYAQFTKADANYVVKIPENVPFVEAAPLFCAGVTTYKALKVSGAKPGDWVSIVGAGGLGHLAIQYAKAMGLNVVAVDSGDDKLALARSLGADMVVDYTQQDPATTIQEQLGGVQAVVCTAVSKSAFTASFHSVKRGGVCVLVGLPPEEMPIPIFDTVLKGVSVVGSIVGTRQDLVECLQFAAEGKVKAIVETKPLEAINEVFDNMLNNDITGRIVLTLDE